The following are from one region of the Acidobacteriota bacterium genome:
- a CDS encoding toprim domain-containing protein — protein MNQISLLKQQADIVQIISGFIHLKQKGTVWIGLCPFHQEKTPSFTVSKPKQIFKCFGCGEGGDVLTFLSKFERISLGVAIQRLKELTSSPNVAALHGKTEVAPTRSSDCSSVPSSAVETTLDYDLTRLLTGYQAALPGSVGETFLNYRGISLKTAQKFGLGYAANGRWEHRLPTGKLARNWKWGRLVFPHTDPAGRVVNLYGRAVGIDSRVPRDQRHDHLPGRKGYFNSQALAHSVSPVWCEGTFDALTLLELGIPAVAIFGIDGWHWEWVQSITNFYFAFDADAAGQTGWKRLARQCILRGKKVWFIPPEVYGQHKDINAAHCAGTLQVTAFEKLSG, from the coding sequence ATGAATCAGATTTCCTTGCTGAAACAACAAGCTGATATTGTTCAAATCATTTCAGGTTTTATTCACCTCAAGCAAAAAGGTACGGTGTGGATTGGGTTGTGCCCATTTCACCAGGAAAAAACGCCAAGTTTCACCGTCAGTAAACCCAAACAGATTTTCAAGTGTTTTGGATGTGGTGAAGGCGGCGATGTGTTAACGTTTTTGTCCAAATTCGAGCGCATTTCGCTTGGGGTAGCCATTCAGCGACTCAAAGAACTAACATCCTCGCCCAATGTGGCCGCGCTTCACGGAAAAACCGAGGTGGCGCCAACCCGGTCCAGTGATTGCTCTTCCGTGCCTTCCTCTGCGGTTGAAACAACCCTGGATTATGATTTGACTCGATTGCTAACAGGGTATCAGGCAGCACTTCCGGGAAGTGTTGGGGAAACATTTCTCAATTACCGGGGAATTTCATTAAAAACCGCGCAGAAATTTGGCCTGGGGTATGCTGCCAACGGACGATGGGAGCATCGACTGCCAACGGGGAAACTGGCTCGAAACTGGAAGTGGGGAAGGCTGGTTTTTCCACATACTGATCCTGCCGGGAGGGTAGTCAATTTGTATGGTCGAGCTGTGGGGATTGATTCCAGGGTACCGCGGGACCAGCGTCACGATCACTTACCTGGCAGGAAGGGCTATTTCAATTCACAAGCCCTGGCTCACTCCGTTTCACCTGTATGGTGTGAGGGGACTTTCGATGCGTTAACTCTTTTGGAACTCGGAATTCCCGCAGTTGCTATTTTTGGAATTGATGGATGGCACTGGGAATGGGTCCAATCTATTACAAATTTCTATTTTGCCTTTGACGCGGATGCTGCTGGGCAAACAGGGTGGAAACGGCTGGCACGCCAATGTATTTTGCGAGGCAAAAAGGTGTGGTTTATCCCTCCAGAGGTTTATGGGCAGCATAAAGATATCAATGCTGCCCATTGTGCCGGCACGCTGCAGGTAACCGCTTTTGAAAAACTGTCGGGTTAA
- a CDS encoding metallophosphoesterase family protein, giving the protein MRLAVLSDIHSNIAALEAVVEAIDRLSPDEIVCLGDIVGYNAQPGECIRLIQNITPMVIAGNHDRDIVSGMAIQGTNKSAYLVQNWTRLHLQEDELNYLASLPGHLVQPEYVAVHGCYLNTTYVNGYVTSTMLEENLQAVCERPTWPRLALCGHTHVPMCGWLEGTGCIEPRFPQSVRWPGSARVVLINPGSVGQPRDLDPRASFALVDTELRTLEIHRVVYDVERTIEAIKQAHLPIELAERLRIGR; this is encoded by the coding sequence ATGCGACTGGCTGTTCTCTCAGATATTCATTCAAACATTGCCGCACTCGAAGCCGTGGTCGAAGCCATTGATCGTCTTTCACCTGATGAAATCGTGTGTTTAGGTGATATTGTTGGATACAATGCCCAACCCGGCGAATGTATCCGATTGATTCAGAACATCACTCCGATGGTGATTGCTGGAAACCATGACCGGGATATTGTTTCTGGAATGGCGATTCAAGGCACCAACAAATCAGCCTATTTGGTTCAGAATTGGACCCGGTTGCACCTGCAGGAGGACGAACTCAATTACCTGGCAAGTCTGCCAGGTCATCTTGTTCAACCAGAGTATGTTGCGGTGCATGGGTGTTATTTAAACACGACCTATGTGAATGGGTATGTGACCAGCACCATGCTTGAGGAAAATTTACAGGCTGTTTGCGAGCGACCAACCTGGCCTCGACTGGCCTTATGTGGCCATACCCACGTTCCGATGTGTGGCTGGTTGGAGGGAACGGGGTGTATTGAACCCCGGTTTCCACAATCCGTTCGTTGGCCAGGTAGTGCGCGTGTGGTCCTGATCAATCCTGGTTCGGTCGGACAACCTCGTGATCTTGATCCTCGGGCATCATTTGCTTTGGTTGACACCGAATTGCGCACTCTCGAAATTCATCGAGTGGTTTATGACGTTGAGCGGACGATTGAGGCAATCAAACAAGCACACCTTCCAATAGAGCTCGCGGAACGACTCCGGATCGGTCGCTGA